In a genomic window of Nocardiopsis mwathae:
- a CDS encoding VOC family protein, whose product MRCSYIRLLVDDQLTCFRFYRDVLKLPVLWGSEVTRYAEFDVDSQTRLVVCERDVIAEALGTTGENATLPGQDRCSIVFEVEDVDATAAELVAAGAPQASAPKNWSAWGIRAAHFRDPDGYLIEISRPLRPSEQETLGEFKGEEAGDAD is encoded by the coding sequence GTGCGCTGCAGCTACATCCGCCTGCTGGTCGACGACCAGCTCACGTGCTTCCGCTTCTACCGCGACGTGCTCAAACTTCCCGTTCTGTGGGGATCGGAGGTCACCCGCTATGCAGAGTTCGACGTCGACTCCCAGACCCGGCTGGTGGTCTGCGAACGCGACGTGATCGCCGAGGCGCTCGGCACGACCGGCGAGAACGCGACGCTCCCCGGTCAGGACCGCTGCTCGATCGTCTTCGAGGTCGAGGACGTCGACGCCACCGCGGCCGAACTGGTCGCGGCCGGGGCGCCGCAGGCCTCAGCGCCCAAGAACTGGTCGGCGTGGGGCATCCGCGCCGCGCACTTCCGCGACCCCGACGGCTACCTGATCGAGATCAGCCGCCCCCTGCGGCCGTCCGAGCAGGAGACCCTGGGCGAGTTCAAGGGTGAGGAGGCGGGCGACGCCGACTGA
- a CDS encoding GMC oxidoreductase, whose translation MSATESAFDYVIVGGGTAGSVIANRLTEDPDTTVCVIEGGPSDVGLDRVLNLRDWLGLLESDLDYGYTTTEQPNGNSHIVHSRAKVLGGCSSHNTLISFRPFAEDLDDWVAAGAEGWDNATVQAYADRLKNNIVPIAEKDRNDLIKDWIEASSKATGVPVVEDFNAETSHRGGFHDGVGFLPISYDPYSGKRSSASVAYLHPIMGERKNLTLMLETWADRIVLEGDRATGVEVELASGERRTVSAAREVILCAGAIDTPRLLLLSGVGPKDDLAEVGIDVRHDLPGVGENLMDHPESIIMWETSKDVPENTVMHSDGALFIRRDESDPRPDLMFHTYQIPFDDNTERLGYESPRMGRAMCMTPNIPRSRSRGKLWLKSSDPKEKPALDFRYFTDPDGYDAQTIVDGLKIAREIAATEPFKSWIEREVAPGPNVTTDEELSEYGRRAAHTVYHPAGTCKMGAADDPTAVVDPQLRVRGLSGLRVADASVFPTMPSPNPMVTVLAIGERAADLIRA comes from the coding sequence GTGTCCGCAACCGAATCCGCCTTCGATTACGTGATCGTCGGTGGAGGGACCGCCGGGTCGGTGATCGCCAACCGCCTGACCGAGGACCCCGACACCACCGTGTGCGTGATCGAGGGCGGCCCCTCCGACGTCGGCCTGGACCGGGTGCTCAACCTCCGAGACTGGCTCGGCCTGCTGGAGAGCGACCTCGACTACGGCTACACCACGACCGAGCAACCCAACGGCAACTCGCACATCGTGCACTCCCGCGCCAAGGTGCTGGGCGGCTGCTCCTCGCACAACACGCTCATCAGCTTCCGCCCGTTCGCCGAGGACCTGGACGACTGGGTGGCCGCAGGCGCCGAGGGCTGGGACAACGCCACCGTCCAGGCCTACGCCGACCGGCTGAAGAACAACATCGTCCCGATCGCCGAGAAGGACCGCAACGACCTCATCAAGGACTGGATCGAGGCCTCCTCGAAGGCGACGGGGGTCCCGGTCGTCGAGGACTTCAACGCCGAGACCTCCCACCGCGGCGGCTTCCACGACGGCGTCGGCTTCCTGCCGATCTCCTACGACCCCTACTCGGGCAAGCGCTCCTCGGCGTCGGTCGCCTACCTGCACCCGATCATGGGGGAGCGCAAGAACCTCACCCTGATGCTGGAGACCTGGGCCGACAGGATCGTCCTTGAGGGCGACCGGGCCACCGGCGTCGAGGTCGAGCTCGCCTCAGGCGAGCGCCGCACGGTCTCCGCCGCCCGCGAGGTCATCCTGTGCGCCGGCGCGATCGACACGCCGCGCCTGCTGCTGCTCTCCGGCGTCGGTCCCAAGGACGACCTGGCCGAGGTGGGCATCGACGTCCGCCACGACCTGCCGGGCGTCGGCGAGAACCTGATGGACCACCCGGAGTCCATCATCATGTGGGAGACGTCCAAGGACGTCCCGGAGAACACCGTCATGCACTCCGACGGCGCACTGTTCATCCGGCGCGACGAGAGCGACCCGCGCCCGGACCTGATGTTCCACACGTACCAGATCCCGTTCGACGACAACACCGAGCGCCTGGGGTATGAGTCGCCGCGGATGGGCCGGGCGATGTGTATGACGCCCAACATCCCGCGCTCCCGCTCCCGCGGCAAGCTCTGGCTGAAGAGCTCCGACCCCAAGGAGAAGCCGGCGCTGGACTTCCGCTACTTCACCGACCCGGACGGCTACGACGCGCAGACCATCGTCGACGGCCTGAAGATCGCGCGCGAGATCGCCGCGACGGAGCCGTTCAAGTCGTGGATCGAGCGTGAGGTCGCCCCCGGCCCGAACGTCACCACCGACGAGGAGCTCTCGGAGTACGGCCGGCGTGCCGCGCACACCGTGTACCACCCGGCCGGCACCTGCAAGATGGGCGCCGCCGACGACCCCACGGCCGTCGTCGACCCGCAGCTGCGCGTGCGCGGCCTGTCGGGTCTGCGCGTGGCCGACGCGTCGGTCTTCCCGACGATGCCCTCGCCCAACCCGATGGTCACCGTGCTGGCCATCGGCGAGCGCGCGGCCGACCTCATCCGCGCCTGA
- a CDS encoding fluoride efflux transporter FluC: MTRAGGAHAHEPDPETVRLPVDSDVDFHVPRQVRELREAPWAVPVAIALGGAIGAAARHGVDVLLPHAPGEFAMSTLLVNVSGCLLIGFLMVVVTDVLPGLRLLRPFCGVGVLGGYTTFSTYVVDVQHMLNAGEAGPALVYLGGTLVGAMAAVWAGISLAEGVFRRRITARRERDEEEVGR, translated from the coding sequence ATGACCCGTGCCGGCGGGGCGCACGCCCACGAGCCCGATCCGGAGACCGTGCGGTTACCGGTCGACTCCGACGTCGACTTCCATGTTCCGCGCCAGGTCCGCGAACTGCGCGAGGCCCCGTGGGCCGTTCCGGTGGCGATCGCGCTCGGCGGTGCCATCGGCGCCGCCGCACGCCATGGAGTGGACGTCCTGCTGCCGCACGCCCCCGGCGAGTTCGCGATGTCGACGCTGCTGGTCAACGTCTCGGGCTGCCTGCTGATCGGGTTCCTGATGGTGGTGGTGACCGATGTCCTTCCGGGGTTGCGCCTGCTGCGCCCGTTCTGCGGTGTCGGCGTGCTCGGCGGTTACACCACCTTCTCCACCTACGTCGTGGACGTGCAGCACATGCTGAACGCGGGCGAGGCCGGGCCCGCGCTGGTCTACCTCGGCGGCACGCTGGTCGGAGCCATGGCGGCCGTGTGGGCGGGGATCTCCCTGGCCGAAGGGGTGTTCCGGCGGCGGATCACCGCCCGGCGCGAGCGCGATGAGGAGGAGGTGGGCCGGTGA
- a CDS encoding CrcB family protein, with product MITLMVALGAAIGAPLRYFTDRFVQARHDSVFPWGTHAANATACLLLGFVSALTLPEWAWALLGTGLLGALSTYSTFGYETFRLLQSRARFLAFANVAASIAAGLGAAFIGAAVAGALGG from the coding sequence GTGATCACCCTCATGGTCGCCCTCGGCGCCGCGATCGGAGCCCCGCTGCGGTACTTCACCGACCGCTTCGTGCAGGCCCGGCACGATTCGGTGTTCCCGTGGGGCACACATGCCGCGAACGCCACGGCGTGCCTGCTCCTCGGGTTCGTCAGCGCGCTCACCCTCCCCGAGTGGGCGTGGGCGCTGCTCGGCACCGGTCTGCTGGGCGCGCTGTCCACGTACTCCACGTTCGGCTACGAGACGTTCCGGCTGCTGCAGAGCCGGGCGCGCTTCCTCGCGTTCGCCAACGTCGCCGCCTCGATCGCCGCGGGACTGGGCGCGGCCTTCATCGGCGCAGCCGTCGCCGGCGCCCTGGGTGGCTGA
- a CDS encoding quaternary amine ABC transporter ATP-binding protein, translated as MNSPTPENENAGEPHYEAGVEPKISVRNLWKIFGKNAGSIIGTDYERLDQETVLEKTGCTIAVRDVSFDVYPGETFVVMGLSGSGKSTLIRCLTRLIEPTGGEVLLEGQDIEKLPQQELRELRRHKLAMVFQHFGLLPNRRIIDNVAYGLEIRGMSRSARHARAAEMIEMVGLSGYENHKPGQLSGGMQQRVGLARALAVDPEVLLFDEPFSALDPLIRRDMQDEVLRLQRELRKTSVFITHDLSEALKLGDRIAIMRHGELVQVGTPEEVVGKPADDYVRDFVSDVARTTVLTVRWLMRPAEPDEPLDGPQTAPGTIVSEIVPMLAEGTAPVRVTENGRLLGVVGRRDVLRAIAEDQSDAAVGAALEA; from the coding sequence ATGAACTCCCCGACACCAGAGAACGAGAACGCCGGAGAGCCTCACTATGAGGCCGGCGTCGAGCCGAAGATCTCCGTCCGCAACCTGTGGAAGATCTTCGGCAAGAACGCCGGCTCCATCATCGGCACCGACTACGAGCGGCTCGACCAGGAGACCGTCTTGGAGAAGACGGGCTGCACCATTGCGGTGCGGGACGTCTCCTTCGACGTCTACCCGGGCGAGACCTTCGTCGTCATGGGCCTCTCCGGATCGGGGAAGTCCACGCTCATCCGCTGCCTCACCCGGCTGATCGAGCCGACCGGCGGCGAGGTGCTGTTGGAGGGCCAGGACATCGAGAAGCTGCCGCAGCAGGAGCTGCGGGAGCTGCGCCGGCACAAGCTGGCGATGGTGTTCCAGCACTTCGGCCTGCTGCCGAACCGCAGGATCATCGACAACGTGGCCTACGGCCTGGAGATCCGCGGCATGTCGCGGTCGGCGCGCCACGCCCGCGCCGCCGAGATGATCGAGATGGTCGGGCTCTCCGGCTATGAGAACCACAAGCCCGGGCAGCTGTCCGGCGGCATGCAGCAGCGCGTCGGCCTGGCCCGCGCACTGGCGGTCGACCCCGAGGTGCTGCTGTTCGACGAGCCGTTCAGCGCGCTGGACCCGCTGATCCGCCGCGATATGCAGGACGAGGTGCTGCGGCTCCAGCGCGAGCTGCGCAAGACCTCGGTGTTCATCACCCACGACCTGTCCGAGGCGCTCAAGCTCGGCGACCGGATCGCGATCATGCGCCACGGCGAGCTGGTCCAGGTCGGCACCCCCGAAGAGGTCGTCGGCAAGCCCGCCGACGACTACGTGCGCGACTTCGTGTCCGACGTCGCGCGCACGACCGTGCTCACCGTCAGGTGGCTGATGCGCCCGGCCGAACCGGACGAACCGCTCGACGGCCCGCAGACCGCACCCGGGACCATCGTCAGCGAGATCGTGCCGATGCTGGCCGAGGGCACCGCCCCGGTGCGCGTCACGGAGAACGGTCGCCTGCTCGGCGTCGTCGGCCGCAGGGACGTCCTGCGCGCGATCGCCGAGGACCAGAGCGACGCCGCGGTCGGCGCCGCCCTGGAGGCCTGA
- a CDS encoding ABC transporter ATP-binding protein: MTVARAQQIAAHTSSGDARGTVVSVRDLRMRYGSVDVLKGVDFTADRGEVVCLLGPNGAGKSTTIEILEGFRMRSGGDVSVLGEDPARGGEAWRARIGVVLQSWRDHGKWKVRQLLAHMARFYAPYATAAISRPRDVDELIATVGLTEHADKKISTLSGGQRRRLDVAIGIVGKPELLFLDEPTAGFDPQARRDFHDLVHRLADEEDTTILLTTHDLDEAEKLADRILILAGGLIVADGNPDRLAAQVESDAEVKWRRDGQRFVHSTPDATAFVGELLAQYGDDVTDLEVRRATLEDAYMAMVHRHETGQAEEAAREFAKETR; the protein is encoded by the coding sequence ATGACAGTGGCGAGGGCGCAGCAGATCGCCGCGCACACGTCCTCGGGGGACGCCAGGGGAACCGTGGTGAGCGTGCGCGATCTGCGGATGCGCTACGGCAGCGTGGACGTGCTCAAGGGCGTGGACTTCACCGCGGACCGGGGCGAGGTGGTGTGCCTCCTCGGGCCCAACGGGGCCGGGAAATCCACCACCATCGAAATCCTCGAAGGCTTCCGGATGCGCTCCGGGGGAGATGTGAGCGTGCTCGGCGAGGACCCCGCCAGGGGCGGCGAGGCCTGGCGCGCCCGGATCGGCGTGGTCCTGCAGTCCTGGCGCGACCACGGCAAGTGGAAGGTGCGGCAGCTGCTCGCACACATGGCGCGGTTCTACGCCCCCTACGCCACGGCCGCGATCTCCCGGCCCCGCGACGTCGACGAGCTCATCGCGACGGTGGGCCTGACCGAGCATGCCGACAAGAAGATCTCCACGCTGTCCGGGGGGCAGCGCCGCCGCCTCGACGTCGCCATCGGCATCGTCGGCAAGCCGGAGCTGCTGTTCCTCGACGAGCCCACGGCCGGGTTCGACCCGCAGGCGCGCCGCGACTTCCACGACCTGGTGCACCGGCTCGCCGACGAGGAGGACACCACCATCCTGCTCACCACCCACGACCTGGACGAGGCGGAGAAGCTGGCCGACCGCATCCTCATCCTGGCCGGGGGCCTCATCGTCGCCGACGGCAACCCCGACCGGCTCGCCGCGCAGGTCGAGAGCGACGCCGAGGTGAAGTGGCGCCGCGACGGGCAGCGATTCGTGCACTCCACGCCCGACGCCACCGCCTTCGTGGGCGAGCTGCTCGCGCAGTACGGTGACGACGTCACCGACCTGGAGGTGCGGCGGGCGACGCTGGAGGACGCCTATATGGCCATGGTGCACCGCCACGAGACCGGCCAAGCCGAGGAAGCGGCCCGCGAGTTCGCGAAGGAGACCCGATGA
- a CDS encoding ABC transporter permease, whose protein sequence is MTTTATMNAVRSGLSRGWVEYRQSFTSGQDLFGYFGTPLIFLTIAISLGGAEVENTGVSVGAMMMAGFMGFLLVMAGVVTVAQVLAVEREDGTLLRAKALPRGMLGYFVGKSVYISLITPTSLLFLLLPAFALIDGFAVPGPERLFTFAWVTILGLLAIAPIGAIIGSLVTNPRLATGLSLGPLVGLMMISGTFFPVHWAPQWLQWIGQAFPMYWINLGMRSAFLPDAALSSELRASWQHLETAGVLGAWAVLGLIVAPFVLRRMARRESGARVQAAREKAMQRAY, encoded by the coding sequence ATGACCACGACCGCCACCATGAACGCCGTACGGTCCGGGCTCTCGCGCGGCTGGGTCGAGTACCGGCAGTCCTTCACCAGCGGCCAGGACCTCTTCGGCTATTTCGGCACCCCTCTCATCTTCCTGACCATCGCGATCAGCCTCGGCGGCGCGGAGGTCGAGAACACCGGCGTCTCGGTGGGGGCGATGATGATGGCCGGGTTCATGGGCTTCCTGCTGGTGATGGCCGGAGTGGTGACCGTGGCTCAGGTGCTGGCGGTCGAGCGCGAGGACGGAACTCTGCTGCGCGCCAAGGCCCTGCCCCGCGGCATGCTCGGGTACTTCGTCGGCAAATCCGTGTACATCAGCCTGATCACGCCGACCAGCCTGTTGTTCCTGCTGCTTCCGGCGTTCGCGCTGATCGACGGCTTCGCGGTGCCGGGGCCCGAGCGGCTGTTCACGTTCGCCTGGGTGACGATCCTGGGCCTGCTGGCCATCGCGCCCATCGGGGCGATCATCGGTTCGCTGGTGACCAACCCGCGCCTGGCAACGGGCCTGTCGTTGGGGCCCCTCGTGGGGCTGATGATGATCTCCGGTACCTTCTTTCCGGTCCACTGGGCCCCGCAGTGGCTGCAGTGGATCGGGCAGGCCTTCCCCATGTACTGGATCAACCTCGGGATGCGCTCGGCTTTCCTGCCGGACGCGGCGCTCAGCTCCGAGCTCCGCGCGTCGTGGCAGCACCTGGAGACGGCCGGAGTCCTCGGCGCCTGGGCGGTCCTCGGCCTGATCGTCGCCCCGTTCGTGCTGCGCCGCATGGCGCGCCGCGAGTCCGGGGCGCGCGTGCAGGCGGCGCGGGAGAAGGCGATGCAGCGTGCCTACTGA
- a CDS encoding aldehyde dehydrogenase family protein, with translation MQPYVTLPNKQYLSEPGSKTAASLYIDGAWKAASGGGTREVLNPYDASVLTVVSEAGPTDAEVAVAAARRAFDEGDWRHRPAGERGEILNRIADLLQRDRDEIALMESLDTGKTIEEGGIDVDDVTAVFRYYAGLADKDAGRIIEAPEGVSSKVVYEPVGVCAMITPWNYPLLQLSWKMAPAIATGNTMVIKPSEITPVTTCKLVELAEEAGVPAGVVNLVLGAGAEAGSALVESPDVDLVSFTGGLATGKRIMAGAADTVKKVALELGGKNPNIIFPDVDLDTAVDYALSAAFFHSGQVCSAGARLIVHEDIHDDFVGELARRAEEIRIGCGQEEGVRCGPLVSAEHRAKVEAAVARGVEEGARVIAGGKRPDEPELAKGYFFRPTVFVDCDRSMDIVQTEVFGPVVTVEKFRTEAEAIELGNDTDYGLSGGVWTDDTGRGERVAAALRHGTVWINDYGPYFPGAEWGGFKHSGVGRELGHAGLDEYREAKHIYRNLDPRPQRWFG, from the coding sequence ATGCAACCCTACGTAACACTCCCGAACAAGCAGTACCTTTCTGAACCCGGTTCCAAAACCGCGGCAAGCCTCTACATCGACGGCGCCTGGAAGGCGGCTTCCGGCGGTGGGACGCGCGAGGTCCTCAACCCCTACGACGCCTCCGTGCTGACCGTCGTCAGCGAAGCCGGCCCGACCGACGCCGAGGTCGCGGTGGCCGCGGCCCGGCGCGCCTTCGACGAGGGCGACTGGCGTCACCGCCCGGCGGGTGAGCGTGGGGAGATCCTGAACCGCATCGCCGATCTGCTGCAGCGCGACCGCGACGAGATCGCGCTCATGGAATCCCTCGACACCGGCAAGACGATCGAAGAGGGCGGCATCGACGTCGACGACGTCACCGCGGTCTTCCGCTACTACGCGGGCCTCGCCGACAAGGACGCCGGACGGATCATCGAGGCGCCCGAGGGCGTCTCCAGCAAGGTGGTCTACGAGCCGGTGGGGGTGTGCGCCATGATCACCCCTTGGAACTACCCCCTGCTGCAGCTCTCCTGGAAGATGGCGCCGGCGATCGCCACCGGCAACACCATGGTCATCAAGCCCAGTGAGATCACCCCGGTGACGACCTGCAAGCTCGTCGAGCTCGCCGAAGAGGCCGGTGTCCCCGCCGGTGTCGTCAACCTGGTGCTGGGCGCCGGCGCCGAGGCCGGTTCGGCCCTGGTCGAGAGCCCCGACGTCGACCTGGTCTCCTTCACCGGTGGCCTGGCCACCGGTAAGCGGATCATGGCGGGCGCCGCCGACACGGTCAAGAAGGTCGCGCTGGAGCTGGGCGGTAAGAACCCCAACATCATCTTCCCCGACGTCGACCTGGACACCGCCGTCGACTACGCGCTCAGCGCCGCGTTCTTCCACTCCGGCCAGGTCTGCTCCGCCGGCGCGCGGCTCATCGTGCACGAGGACATCCACGACGACTTCGTCGGCGAACTGGCCCGCCGCGCCGAGGAGATCAGGATCGGCTGCGGCCAGGAGGAGGGCGTCCGCTGCGGCCCGCTCGTCTCCGCCGAGCACCGCGCCAAGGTCGAGGCGGCCGTGGCCCGCGGCGTCGAGGAGGGCGCCCGCGTGATCGCCGGCGGCAAGCGCCCCGACGAGCCGGAGCTCGCCAAGGGCTACTTCTTCCGCCCCACGGTGTTCGTCGACTGCGACCGCAGCATGGACATCGTGCAGACCGAGGTCTTCGGCCCGGTCGTCACGGTCGAGAAGTTCCGCACCGAGGCCGAGGCCATCGAGCTCGGCAACGACACCGACTACGGCCTGTCCGGCGGCGTGTGGACCGACGACACCGGGCGTGGAGAGCGCGTCGCCGCGGCCCTGCGCCACGGAACCGTGTGGATCAACGACTACGGCCCCTACTTCCCGGGGGCCGAATGGGGCGGCTTCAAGCACTCCGGCGTCGGCCGCGAGCTCGGGCACGCCGGGCTGGACGAGTACCGGGAGGCCAAGCACATCTACCGGAACCTGGACCCCCGGCCGCAGCGCTGGTTCGGCTAG
- a CDS encoding class II aldolase/adducin family protein: MLLEQERRDVCLTARRLSDTGLPQGEGGTVSVRCGDLVAVTPAGVTLDRVEPADCPVLSVDGRVYEGRREPTAETTLHMAVYRETDATAVVHAHTRNTATVSAVLAELPPIHHYAARLGGAIPVTEYATYGSGDLSDQVVKALQGKRAALLANHGGVGVGHGLAQAFEHARLLEWLCGIYIDARRLGEPRVLSEDELAEVRHRDTYGWAGPDLMYF; encoded by the coding sequence ATGCTGCTGGAGCAAGAGCGTAGAGACGTGTGCCTGACGGCGCGCCGCCTGTCCGACACCGGACTCCCCCAAGGCGAGGGAGGCACCGTGAGCGTCCGCTGCGGCGACCTCGTCGCCGTGACCCCCGCCGGTGTCACCCTGGACCGCGTCGAACCGGCCGACTGCCCCGTCCTGTCCGTCGACGGCCGCGTCTACGAGGGACGCCGCGAGCCGACCGCCGAGACCACGCTGCACATGGCCGTCTACCGGGAGACCGACGCGACCGCGGTCGTGCACGCCCACACCCGCAACACCGCCACCGTCTCGGCGGTGCTGGCCGAACTCCCCCCGATCCACCACTACGCCGCCCGGCTCGGCGGCGCCATCCCGGTGACCGAATACGCCACCTACGGCAGCGGCGACCTCTCCGACCAGGTCGTCAAGGCGCTGCAGGGCAAGCGGGCCGCACTGCTCGCCAACCACGGCGGCGTCGGCGTCGGCCACGGTCTGGCGCAGGCGTTCGAGCACGCGCGGCTGCTGGAGTGGCTGTGCGGCATCTACATCGACGCCCGCCGCCTGGGCGAACCGCGCGTGCTCTCCGAGGACGAACTGGCCGAGGTCCGCCACCGCGACACCTACGGCTGGGCCGGCCCCGACCTGATGTACTTCTAG
- a CDS encoding helix-turn-helix transcriptional regulator: MTETKDASSRRRTKPAASAEQVYNRIAVLRAERGVSRRELAETLGVHYQTVGYLERGEYSPSLHLALRIAQYFEVPVEVVFSTEPFPRIGSE, encoded by the coding sequence ATGACCGAAACGAAGGACGCGAGTTCGCGTCGGCGGACGAAGCCCGCGGCGAGCGCTGAGCAGGTCTACAACCGCATCGCCGTGCTCCGGGCCGAGCGCGGTGTCTCGCGGCGCGAGCTCGCCGAGACCCTCGGCGTGCACTATCAGACCGTCGGCTACCTGGAGCGGGGCGAGTACAGCCCCAGCCTCCACCTGGCCCTGCGCATCGCGCAGTACTTCGAGGTGCCGGTGGAAGTGGTGTTCTCCACCGAGCCGTTCCCCCGCATCGGAAGTGAATGA
- a CDS encoding ABC transporter permease, with the protein MATTTTPTTQPAGPDRPAGAEAPTWREWAANRWIQTGIVLLVLVIAGALPYVRAPFPEATGVWLDQNLNDLYSWVVSNRDTSPIFIYGFNYLSVGLGSSVVFIDDMLQALTWPGVVVLGAFAAWRAAGWRVMLVVLAAFAVFGFTGLWNQAMTTLALIITAVGLALIVGIPLGIAAGRSDRVQRALRPVLDFMQIMPAFAYLMPMLLLFGIGNPAAAVATTVYAIPPAVRITAMAIRNVDKGAIEAATSLGSTKWQILGKVQLPLAKRTILLGVNQTIMLAVSMVVIASVIGAGGLGDAIYQALSKINIGRALEAGLAIVMLAIAMDRVTGAVGHGAHTPQIPERLRWWVLGGGALATAAAAALQVERWPSEWRFHIAGPVNDFSNAFESAVGGVTSTLGAWLLEWVLGPLNSTLTGAPWWLVVLASGALGWIFGGRRVGITCGVAILGAGLLGQWDRSMDTLAQILVAAVIVLAIGVVIGVFMARHDLFAALLRPVLDAMQTLPPFVYLIPAVALFSAGKVPALAAAVVFALPPVIRLVNDGIRGVSQQTVEAAVSQGSTKWQLLTKVQLPLARSSLLLAVNQGIMMILSMVVIGALVGGGALGYGVVFGLKQNELGLGLTSGLAIVCLGIFLDRMTQGRRTNA; encoded by the coding sequence ATGGCCACCACGACCACCCCCACCACCCAGCCCGCCGGGCCCGACCGGCCCGCCGGTGCCGAGGCGCCGACCTGGCGCGAGTGGGCCGCCAACCGCTGGATCCAGACCGGCATCGTCCTGCTGGTGCTCGTGATCGCGGGGGCGCTGCCCTACGTCCGCGCGCCGTTCCCCGAGGCGACCGGCGTCTGGCTGGACCAGAACCTCAACGACCTGTACTCCTGGGTCGTCTCCAACCGTGACACCAGTCCCATCTTCATCTACGGGTTCAACTACCTGTCGGTGGGGCTGGGCTCCTCCGTCGTGTTCATCGACGACATGCTGCAGGCCCTGACCTGGCCCGGCGTGGTCGTGCTGGGGGCGTTCGCCGCCTGGCGCGCCGCCGGCTGGCGGGTCATGCTCGTCGTCCTCGCCGCGTTCGCCGTCTTCGGCTTCACGGGGCTGTGGAACCAGGCGATGACCACGCTCGCGCTGATCATCACCGCGGTGGGCCTGGCGCTGATCGTCGGCATCCCGCTGGGGATCGCCGCCGGGCGCAGCGACCGGGTGCAGCGGGCGCTGCGGCCGGTCCTGGACTTCATGCAGATCATGCCGGCGTTCGCCTACCTCATGCCGATGCTGCTGCTGTTCGGCATCGGCAACCCGGCCGCGGCGGTCGCCACCACGGTTTATGCGATCCCGCCGGCGGTCCGTATCACCGCCATGGCGATCCGCAACGTCGACAAGGGTGCGATCGAGGCCGCGACCTCGCTCGGCTCCACCAAGTGGCAGATCCTCGGCAAGGTCCAGCTGCCGCTGGCCAAGCGCACGATCCTGCTCGGCGTCAACCAGACCATCATGCTCGCGGTGTCGATGGTCGTCATCGCGTCCGTCATCGGCGCGGGCGGTCTGGGCGACGCGATCTACCAGGCGCTTTCCAAGATCAATATCGGGCGCGCGCTGGAGGCCGGGCTCGCGATCGTCATGCTGGCCATCGCGATGGACCGGGTCACCGGTGCCGTCGGGCACGGCGCGCACACCCCGCAGATCCCCGAGCGGCTGCGGTGGTGGGTGCTGGGCGGCGGCGCGCTGGCGACCGCGGCAGCGGCGGCGCTGCAGGTCGAGCGGTGGCCCTCGGAATGGCGGTTCCACATCGCCGGACCGGTGAACGACTTCAGCAACGCGTTCGAGTCCGCCGTCGGCGGTGTCACCAGCACCCTGGGCGCCTGGCTGCTGGAGTGGGTGCTGGGGCCGCTGAACTCCACCCTGACCGGCGCACCGTGGTGGCTCGTCGTCCTGGCGTCGGGCGCGCTCGGCTGGATCTTCGGCGGCCGACGCGTCGGCATCACCTGCGGTGTCGCGATCCTCGGAGCCGGGCTGCTCGGCCAGTGGGACCGGAGCATGGACACGCTGGCGCAGATCCTGGTCGCCGCCGTCATCGTGCTGGCCATCGGGGTCGTCATCGGCGTCTTCATGGCGCGCCACGACCTGTTCGCCGCCTTGCTGCGGCCGGTCCTGGACGCCATGCAGACGCTTCCACCGTTCGTCTACCTGATCCCCGCGGTGGCGCTGTTCAGCGCCGGAAAGGTGCCCGCGCTGGCCGCGGCCGTGGTGTTCGCCCTGCCGCCGGTGATCCGGCTGGTCAACGACGGGATCAGGGGGGTGTCGCAGCAGACTGTCGAGGCCGCGGTCTCGCAGGGCTCCACGAAGTGGCAGCTGCTCACCAAGGTCCAGCTGCCGCTGGCCCGCTCGTCGCTGCTGCTCGCGGTCAACCAGGGCATCATGATGATCCTCTCCATGGTGGTCATCGGAGCCCTCGTGGGCGGCGGTGCGCTCGGCTACGGCGTCGTGTTCGGGCTCAAGCAGAACGAGCTCGGCCTCGGACTCACGTCGGGCCTGGCGATCGTGTGTTTGGGGATCTTCCTCGACCGGATGACACAAGGTAGGAGAACCAATGCGTAA
- a CDS encoding PIN domain-containing protein translates to MGRNLILDTDCLIAFERGTIDRSELDDDELAIASITVAEFRVGIEMAATAEQAARRARILTAVISVVEVLDYTDVTAAHHAALIAHTRRSGQPRGAHDLIIAAHAAETGRPVLSRGAKARFGDLPGVQALDAP, encoded by the coding sequence GTGGGCCGAAACCTGATCCTGGACACCGACTGCCTGATCGCCTTCGAGCGAGGCACCATCGACAGGTCCGAATTGGACGACGATGAACTCGCCATCGCCTCGATCACGGTCGCGGAGTTCCGGGTGGGCATCGAGATGGCGGCCACGGCCGAGCAGGCCGCTCGGCGAGCTCGCATCCTCACCGCGGTCATCTCCGTCGTCGAGGTTCTCGACTACACGGACGTGACGGCCGCACACCACGCCGCCCTGATCGCTCACACGCGGCGAAGCGGTCAGCCCCGCGGTGCGCACGATCTGATCATCGCGGCGCATGCGGCCGAGACCGGGCGCCCGGTGCTGAGCCGGGGCGCGAAGGCGCGGTTCGGGGACCTTCCGGGGGTTCAGGCGCTGGACGCGCCATAG